The following coding sequences lie in one Anguilla rostrata isolate EN2019 chromosome 8, ASM1855537v3, whole genome shotgun sequence genomic window:
- the paxip1 gene encoding PAX-interacting protein 1 isoform X1, with product MSDEELKVPDELFKDVKFYVVGDIDQKVVQLLKAGKAKEVSYNALATHIIAEDADNPEVGESREVFDLPVVKPSWVVLSVRCGDILPVTGFSPESGQVFFGVTACLPKLPEDLNALWALITFYGGDCQLTLNKKCTHLIVPEPRGDKYECALNHSSIQIVTPEWILDSVAVKSRKDEVAYHPRLTYQEADESADEYDRGSQSDGSYIDRHSRGSSPTSFRDGSPMSTPGLSPKHHREGEIMFDDSSDSSPEKEDRNLNWTPAKMSHPAAAKRRLQQGKETGLINLCANVPPVPGTVASAQARSNLSAHVPPTQDTRSNMESSGLCTPGVEKQEVMTSWNPAARTLRNITNSTDIQQVTRPSNVAQILQTLSTPTKSLEQQGNQSQPVAPANPQLFGQAKPQGQQLPGEVQQPHLQQQLPVQHLLHLQSQPLIIPQSSFPQTAVPQHHFLQQSHPQQIHQQIFSSPQQQQQQQQQQQQQQQQQQQPPPHAFTQQQVHPQQLIRPPLQQQQQQQQQQQHAFQLHRLQLHQQHLQQQHLLQQQMQQQHMQQLQQLQNQSSKQPMQNQMQQTQLQPPPQQQQLFGHEPGLDIPEDSFLIGCVFAIADYPEQMSDKQLLATWKRIIQSYGGTVDSSLNNRCTHLLCESQVSSMYVQALRDGKRCVTAHWLNTVLRKKRMSPPERTLHFPFAFPPGAKPCSQHIISVTGFLDTDRDDLKLMAYLTGARYTGYLCRSNTALICKEPTGLKYERAKEWRIPCVNAQWLCDILLGNFEALRQIQHSRYSTFNLEDPLAPNQHLVHNLLAAWRSPLKISPDALMGVHVQQKQKQNMSSPQPPAKKPRIEDLPAPTKKLPPETTPFVFFTGFDPAQVQQHIKRLYDLGGEIAENAQKCTHLIANKVTRTVKFLTAMSIVKHIVTPDWLEESWKSQKFVDEQHFMLRDAEAEVLFCFSLEESLRRAHTAPLFKGKYFYITPGICPSLTTMKAIVECAGGKVLGKQPSFRKIMEHKQNKSLPEVILISCENDLHLCREYFLKNIVGWPDGASKTSCGGAPKRLCWGKADN from the exons ATGTCGGATGAGGAGTTGAAGGTTCCAGACGAGCTTTTCAAGGATGTTAAATTCTACGTGGTTGGAGATATTGACCAAAAG gttGTGCAACTTTTAAAAGCTGGAAAGGCCAAGGAAGTCTCCTACAATGCTCTTGCGACTCACATCATTGCTGAAGATGCTGATAATCCTGAGGTCGGAGAGTCCCGAGAGGTCTTTGATTTACCCGTTGTTAAG ccatCGTGGGTGGTTTTATCAGTAAGATGTGGCGACATTCTTCC AGTAACCGGGTTCTCTCCAGAATCCGGACAGGTGTTCTTTGGTGTAACTGCATGTCTTCCCAAG CTACCTGAGGACCTGAATGCTCTGTGGGCCTTAATAACCTTCTATGGTGGAGACTGTCAGCTGACTCTCAATAAGAAGTGTACACACCTGATTGTGCCAGAACCGAGAGGG GACAAGTATGAATGTGCTCTGAATCATAGCAGTATACAGATTGTTACTCCAGAGTGGATTTTGGATTCTGTGGCTGTTAAGAGTAGGAAGGATGAGGTTGCTTACCATCCACGCCTAACCTACCAGGAGGCCGATGAGAGTGCAGATGAGTATGATCGGGGTTCTCAATCAGATGGCAGCTACATTGACCGCCATTCAAGGGGGTCGAGCCCTACCTCCTTCCGGGATGGTTCTCCCATGAGCACACCAGGACTCTCTCCAAAACACCACAGGGAAGGCGAAATCATGTTTGACGATTCTTCAGACTCCTCTCCCGAGAAGGAAGACAGAAACTTGAATTGGACGCCAGCAAAGATGAGCCATCCTGCTGCTGCAAAGCGCCGCCTGCAGCAGGGCAAGGAAACTGGCCTCATCAATCTGTGTGCCAATGTGCCACCTGTGCCGGGCACGGTGGCATCTGCACAGGCACGCAGTAACCTGTCCGCCCACGTTCCACCCACCCAAGATACTCGTAGCAACATGGAATCATCAGGGCTCTGCACCCCAGGAGTGGAGAAGCAAGAAGTCATGACATCTTGGAACCCAGCTGCACGAACGCTGAGAAATATCACGAATAGTACTGATATTCAACAGGTTACCCGGCCCTCAAATGTTGCACAA ATTCTGCAAACCCTGTCGACTCCAACAAAATCATTGGAACAACAAGGAAATCAGAGTCAGCCAGTAGCCCCAGCAAACCCACAGCTGTTTGGCCAAGCAAAGCCTCAGGGGCAGCAGCTTCCTGGTGAAGTCCAACAGCCCCATCTACAGCAGCAGTTACCAGTGCAGCATCTTCTGCATTTGCAGTCTCAGCCACTGATTATTCCCCAATCTTCCTTCCCACAAACTGCAGTTCCACAGCACCACTTTCTCCAGCAGTCACACCCACAGCAGATCCACCAGCAAATATTCTCTTcgccacagcagcagcagcaacagcaacagcagcagcagcagcagcagcagcagcagcagcaaccaCCACCACATGCGTTCACACAGCAGCAAGTACATCCTCAACAGTTAATCAGGCCACCgctgcagcaacagcaacagcagcagcagcaacagcaacatgCCTTTCAACTACACAGGTTACAGCTGCACCAGCAGCATCTGCAACagcagcatctcctacagcagcaaatgcaacagcagcacatgcaacagctgcagcagctgcagaatcAGAGCTCAAAGCAGCCCATGCAAAACCAAATGCAGCAGACACAACTGCAGCCTcctccacagcagcagcagctgtttgGGCATGAGCCTGGCCTGGACA TTCCTGAGGATAGTTTCTTGATTGGCTGTGTCTTTGCCATTGCTGACTATCCAGAACAGATGTCAGACAAGCAGCTGCTGGCCACTTGGAAAAGA ATTATACAATCCTATGGTGGAACAGTGGATTCTTCTCTCAATAATCGCTGTACTCACCTGTTGTGTGAAAGCCAAGTCAGTAGTATGTATGTCCAG GCCTTGAGAGATGGGAAGCGTTGTGTCACTGCCCACTGGCTGAACACTGTtctgaggaagaagaggatgaGCCCTCCAGAGAGAACACTGCACTTTCCCTTCGCCTTCCCCCCCGGAGCAAAGCCCTGCTCACAGCAC ATCATCTCTGTTACTGGATTTTTGGATACTGATCGTGATGATCTTAAGTTGATGGCCTACTTGACAGGAGCAAGATACACAGGCTATCTCTGTCGTAGCAATACAGCCCTCATCTGTAAAGA ACCAACTGGATTGAAGTATGAGAGAGCCAAAGAATGGAGGATACCCTGTGTGAATGCTCAGTGGCTGTGTGACATTCTCCTGGGGAACTTTGAAGCGTTGCGTCAGATCCAGCACAGTCGCTACTCCACCTTTAATCTGGAGGATCCTCTTGCTCCCAATCAACATTTGGTGCATAACCTACTGG CTGCGTGGCGAAGCCCATTGAAGATATCGCCAGATGCACTGATG GGCGTTCACGTccagcagaaacagaaacagaacatgTCCAGTCCTCAACCGCCTGCCAAAAAACCTAG GATTGAAGACTTGCCAGCTCCAACTAAAAAGCTACCACCAGAAACCACCCCATTTGTGTTCTTCACTGGATTTGACCCAGCACAAGTTCAGCAGCATATAAAG AGATTGTATGATCTTGGAGGAGAAATAGCCGAAAATGCACAGAAGTGTACACATCTTATTGCAAACAAAGTGACACGAACTGTGAAGTTCCTGACTGCTATGTCCATTGTCAAGCACATTGTCACCCCAGACTGGTTGGAGGAAAGTTGGAAAAGCCAGAAATTTGTGG aTGAGCAGCATTTCATGCTACGGGATGCAGAGGCAGAggtccttttctgtttcagtctgGAGGAGTCTCTGAGGAGAgcccacactgcccccctctTCAAG gGGAAGTATTTTTACATAACTCCAGGAATATGCCCAAGCCTCACTACTATGAAAGCCATTGTGGAGTGCGCTGGAGGGAAGGTTCTGGGAAAGCAGCCCTCCTTTCGCAAAATAATGGAGCACAAACAGAACAAG AGTCTCCCTGAGGTCATTCTGATATCCTGTGAAAATGACCTCCACTTGTGCAGAGAGTACTTTTTGAAGAACATTG TGGGGTGGCCAGACGGGGCCAGTAAAACGTCTTGTGGTGGCGCACCAAAAAGGCTGTGCTGGGGCAAAGCTGATAATTAG
- the paxip1 gene encoding PAX-interacting protein 1 isoform X2 — protein MSDEELKVPDELFKDVKFYVVGDIDQKVVQLLKAGKAKEVSYNALATHIIAEDADNPEVGESREVFDLPVVKPSWVVLSVRCGDILPVTGFSPESGQVFFGVTACLPKLPEDLNALWALITFYGGDCQLTLNKKCTHLIVPEPRGDKYECALNHSSIQIVTPEWILDSVAVKSRKDEVAYHPRLTYQEADESADEYDRGSQSDGSYIDRHSRGSSPTSFRDGSPMSTPGLSPKHHREGEIMFDDSSDSSPEKEDRNLNWTPAKMSHPAAAKRRLQQGKETGLINLCANVPPVPGTVASAQARSNLSAHVPPTQDTRSNMESSGLCTPGVEKQEVMTSWNPAARTLRNITNSTDIQQVTRPSNVAQILQTLSTPTKSLEQQGNQSQPVAPANPQLFGQAKPQGQQLPGEVQQPHLQQQLPVQHLLHLQSQPLIIPQSSFPQTAVPQHHFLQQSHPQQIHQQIFSSPQQQQQQQQQQQQQQQQQQQPPPHAFTQQQVHPQQLIRPPLQQQQQQQQQQQHAFQLHRLQLHQQHLQQQHLLQQQMQQQHMQQLQQLQNQSSKQPMQNQMQQTQLQPPPQQQQLFGHEPGLDIPEDSFLIGCVFAIADYPEQMSDKQLLATWKRIIQSYGGTVDSSLNNRCTHLLCESQVSSMYVQALRDGKRCVTAHWLNTVLRKKRMSPPERTLHFPFAFPPGAKPCSQHIISVTGFLDTDRDDLKLMAYLTGARYTGYLCRSNTALICKEPTGLKYERAKEWRIPCVNAQWLCDILLGNFEALRQIQHSRYSTFNLEDPLAPNQHLVHNLLAAWRSPLKISPDALMGVHVQQKQKQNMSSPQPPAKKPRIEDLPAPTKKLPPETTPFVFFTGFDPAQVQQHIKRLYDLGGEIAENAQKCTHLIANKVTRTVKFLTAMSIVKHIVTPDWLEESWKSQKFVDEQHFMLRDAEAEVLFCFSLEESLRRAHTAPLFKGKYFYITPGICPSLTTMKAIVECAGGKVLGKQPSFRKIMEHKQNKSLPEVILISCENDLHLCREYFLKNIDVHNAEFILTGVLTQTLDYESYPFV, from the exons ATGTCGGATGAGGAGTTGAAGGTTCCAGACGAGCTTTTCAAGGATGTTAAATTCTACGTGGTTGGAGATATTGACCAAAAG gttGTGCAACTTTTAAAAGCTGGAAAGGCCAAGGAAGTCTCCTACAATGCTCTTGCGACTCACATCATTGCTGAAGATGCTGATAATCCTGAGGTCGGAGAGTCCCGAGAGGTCTTTGATTTACCCGTTGTTAAG ccatCGTGGGTGGTTTTATCAGTAAGATGTGGCGACATTCTTCC AGTAACCGGGTTCTCTCCAGAATCCGGACAGGTGTTCTTTGGTGTAACTGCATGTCTTCCCAAG CTACCTGAGGACCTGAATGCTCTGTGGGCCTTAATAACCTTCTATGGTGGAGACTGTCAGCTGACTCTCAATAAGAAGTGTACACACCTGATTGTGCCAGAACCGAGAGGG GACAAGTATGAATGTGCTCTGAATCATAGCAGTATACAGATTGTTACTCCAGAGTGGATTTTGGATTCTGTGGCTGTTAAGAGTAGGAAGGATGAGGTTGCTTACCATCCACGCCTAACCTACCAGGAGGCCGATGAGAGTGCAGATGAGTATGATCGGGGTTCTCAATCAGATGGCAGCTACATTGACCGCCATTCAAGGGGGTCGAGCCCTACCTCCTTCCGGGATGGTTCTCCCATGAGCACACCAGGACTCTCTCCAAAACACCACAGGGAAGGCGAAATCATGTTTGACGATTCTTCAGACTCCTCTCCCGAGAAGGAAGACAGAAACTTGAATTGGACGCCAGCAAAGATGAGCCATCCTGCTGCTGCAAAGCGCCGCCTGCAGCAGGGCAAGGAAACTGGCCTCATCAATCTGTGTGCCAATGTGCCACCTGTGCCGGGCACGGTGGCATCTGCACAGGCACGCAGTAACCTGTCCGCCCACGTTCCACCCACCCAAGATACTCGTAGCAACATGGAATCATCAGGGCTCTGCACCCCAGGAGTGGAGAAGCAAGAAGTCATGACATCTTGGAACCCAGCTGCACGAACGCTGAGAAATATCACGAATAGTACTGATATTCAACAGGTTACCCGGCCCTCAAATGTTGCACAA ATTCTGCAAACCCTGTCGACTCCAACAAAATCATTGGAACAACAAGGAAATCAGAGTCAGCCAGTAGCCCCAGCAAACCCACAGCTGTTTGGCCAAGCAAAGCCTCAGGGGCAGCAGCTTCCTGGTGAAGTCCAACAGCCCCATCTACAGCAGCAGTTACCAGTGCAGCATCTTCTGCATTTGCAGTCTCAGCCACTGATTATTCCCCAATCTTCCTTCCCACAAACTGCAGTTCCACAGCACCACTTTCTCCAGCAGTCACACCCACAGCAGATCCACCAGCAAATATTCTCTTcgccacagcagcagcagcaacagcaacagcagcagcagcagcagcagcagcagcagcagcaaccaCCACCACATGCGTTCACACAGCAGCAAGTACATCCTCAACAGTTAATCAGGCCACCgctgcagcaacagcaacagcagcagcagcaacagcaacatgCCTTTCAACTACACAGGTTACAGCTGCACCAGCAGCATCTGCAACagcagcatctcctacagcagcaaatgcaacagcagcacatgcaacagctgcagcagctgcagaatcAGAGCTCAAAGCAGCCCATGCAAAACCAAATGCAGCAGACACAACTGCAGCCTcctccacagcagcagcagctgtttgGGCATGAGCCTGGCCTGGACA TTCCTGAGGATAGTTTCTTGATTGGCTGTGTCTTTGCCATTGCTGACTATCCAGAACAGATGTCAGACAAGCAGCTGCTGGCCACTTGGAAAAGA ATTATACAATCCTATGGTGGAACAGTGGATTCTTCTCTCAATAATCGCTGTACTCACCTGTTGTGTGAAAGCCAAGTCAGTAGTATGTATGTCCAG GCCTTGAGAGATGGGAAGCGTTGTGTCACTGCCCACTGGCTGAACACTGTtctgaggaagaagaggatgaGCCCTCCAGAGAGAACACTGCACTTTCCCTTCGCCTTCCCCCCCGGAGCAAAGCCCTGCTCACAGCAC ATCATCTCTGTTACTGGATTTTTGGATACTGATCGTGATGATCTTAAGTTGATGGCCTACTTGACAGGAGCAAGATACACAGGCTATCTCTGTCGTAGCAATACAGCCCTCATCTGTAAAGA ACCAACTGGATTGAAGTATGAGAGAGCCAAAGAATGGAGGATACCCTGTGTGAATGCTCAGTGGCTGTGTGACATTCTCCTGGGGAACTTTGAAGCGTTGCGTCAGATCCAGCACAGTCGCTACTCCACCTTTAATCTGGAGGATCCTCTTGCTCCCAATCAACATTTGGTGCATAACCTACTGG CTGCGTGGCGAAGCCCATTGAAGATATCGCCAGATGCACTGATG GGCGTTCACGTccagcagaaacagaaacagaacatgTCCAGTCCTCAACCGCCTGCCAAAAAACCTAG GATTGAAGACTTGCCAGCTCCAACTAAAAAGCTACCACCAGAAACCACCCCATTTGTGTTCTTCACTGGATTTGACCCAGCACAAGTTCAGCAGCATATAAAG AGATTGTATGATCTTGGAGGAGAAATAGCCGAAAATGCACAGAAGTGTACACATCTTATTGCAAACAAAGTGACACGAACTGTGAAGTTCCTGACTGCTATGTCCATTGTCAAGCACATTGTCACCCCAGACTGGTTGGAGGAAAGTTGGAAAAGCCAGAAATTTGTGG aTGAGCAGCATTTCATGCTACGGGATGCAGAGGCAGAggtccttttctgtttcagtctgGAGGAGTCTCTGAGGAGAgcccacactgcccccctctTCAAG gGGAAGTATTTTTACATAACTCCAGGAATATGCCCAAGCCTCACTACTATGAAAGCCATTGTGGAGTGCGCTGGAGGGAAGGTTCTGGGAAAGCAGCCCTCCTTTCGCAAAATAATGGAGCACAAACAGAACAAG AGTCTCCCTGAGGTCATTCTGATATCCTGTGAAAATGACCTCCACTTGTGCAGAGAGTACTTTTTGAAGAACATTG atGTGCACAATGC
- the slc52a2 gene encoding solute carrier family 52, riboflavin transporter, member 2 isoform X3, translating into MADYQLNSGAVTHILVALFGMGSWVSVNSLWVEVPVVVNVLPEGWNLPAYLSVLIAFGNIGPVIVTVTHYFAPKRLNEQFTIHIIQALAVVASAFLAIFWSHVVSVAGELHSLPYLLLVFVLSVFCCTSNVTFLPFMFRFPPEYIRTFFVGQGLSALFPCVVALGQGVGKLECLNSTMGNGTLEPYYFKENFPAQNFFWFLFAMLVFSGLSFLALTFQVPAQTAAEDAKGAGSSISREEVEESHPLQNGGAVGLNDQVEVVKPLAAETFWTSHNIYLLVLLGISNALTNGILPSVQSFSCLPYGTMTFHLSVILGNIANPLACFIAMFVLCRSGMVLGAVSAVGGLFAVYLLVLAALSPCPPFLGNNIGIALVVTSWIIFTGVFSYVKVVIGSLLHEAGHSALLWCGVFIQAGSLIGALSMFPLVSIYNVFKRAQDCIDSCSD; encoded by the exons GTTGGAACCTGCCTGCCTATCTCTCTGTGTTAATTGCCTTTGGAAACATTGGCCCAGTGATTGTGACTGTAACACACTACTTTGCACCAAAAAGGCTGAATGAACAATTCACTATCCACATCATTCAGGCACTGGCTGTGGTGGCATCTGCTTTTCTGGCCATTTTTTGGTCCCATGTGGTCAGCGTGGCTGGGGAGCTTCACTCTCTGCCTTATCTCCTGTTGGTATTTGTGCTGTCAGTTTTTTGCTGTACATCCAATGTTACCTTCCTGCCCTTCATGTTTAGGTTTCCTCCTGAGTACATCCGAACCTTTTTTGTTGGACAGGGCCTCAGTGCCCTCTTTCCCTGTGTGGTGGCACTGGGACAGGGTGTGGGAAAGCTGGAATGCCTGAACAGCACCATGGGAAATGGCACCCTGGAGCCATACTACTTCAAGGAAAATTTTCCTGCCCAGAACTTCTTCTGGTTCCTGTTTGCCATGCTTGTATTCTCAGGCCTCTCTTTCCTGGCATTGACATTCCAAGTACCTGCTCAGACAGCTGCAGAAGATGCTAAAGGTGCAGGCTCCTCTATTTCTAGAGAGGAAGTTGAGGAGAGTCACCCTCTACAGAATGGAGGCGCAGTAGGGTTGAATGACCAGGTGGAGGTGGTGAAGCCCCTTGCTGCTGAAACCTTCTGGACATCACACAACATCTACTTACTTGTGCTGTTGGGCATCTCAAATGCACTAACAAATGGAATACTGCCCTCAGTACAAAGCTTTTCCTGTCTACCCTATGGCACCATGACTTTTCACCTCTCAGTCATCCTTGGAAATATTGCTAACCCCCTTGCCTGTTTCATAGCCATGTTTGTCCTCTGCAG GTCTGGCATGGTGCTTGGGGCGGTGTCTGCAGTTGGTGGGTTATTTGCAGTCTACCTCTTGGTTCTTGCCGCCCTTAGTCCCTGTCCTCCTTTCCTAGGTAACAATATTGGAATTGCTTTGGTG GTGACCTCATGGATTATCTTCACGGGCGTCTTCTCCTACGTGAAGGTTGTGATTGGGTCCCTACTACATGAAGCGGGACACTCTGCTTTATTATGGTGTGGGGTCTTCATCCAGGCTGGCTCACTGATTGGTGCACTGTCCATGTTCCCTTTGGTCAGCATATACAATGTTTTCAAGCGGGCACAGGACTGCATAGACAGCTGTAGTGACTAG